The Listeria monocytogenes genome window below encodes:
- a CDS encoding DUF1433 domain-containing protein, whose amino-acid sequence MKKQSIILTSILIIVLCSFCGFFFWKKYEIQNTNKIFTQQKPRIKAFFDYNYNGINEITLTSLQENPTGVVHIKGYLNGDKDLWIDAGLFDSAGVEIVNSAKEVDEQFLKNENEENIKTVSEIQQEENSKKQ is encoded by the coding sequence TTGAAAAAACAATCTATTATTCTCACCTCTATTTTAATCATAGTACTATGTTCATTTTGCGGATTTTTCTTCTGGAAAAAATATGAAATTCAAAATACTAACAAGATATTCACTCAACAAAAACCAAGAATTAAAGCGTTTTTCGATTATAATTACAATGGGATTAATGAAATTACTTTAACTAGTTTACAGGAAAATCCAACTGGTGTAGTTCACATTAAAGGTTATCTAAATGGGGATAAAGATTTATGGATTGATGCTGGACTCTTTGATTCAGCTGGAGTAGAAATCGTAAATTCCGCGAAAGAAGTCGATGAACAATTTTTGAAAAATGAAAACGAAGAAAATATAAAAACTGTTTCCGAAATCCAACAAGAAGAAAACTCAAAAAAACAATAA
- a CDS encoding DUF1433 domain-containing protein, producing MKKHQENVEREAFLKEESPRIEQFLKFNYNNVNKVTFTHVKVSPMGIPYIEGYINDNKELAFSASIFEDHFERSISIPKQVGEWSKYEIDKSVTEIQQQEKNKKP from the coding sequence TTGAAAAAACATCAAGAAAATGTGGAAAGAGAGGCATTCCTAAAAGAAGAGTCTCCTAGAATTGAACAATTTTTAAAATTTAACTATAACAATGTTAATAAAGTAACTTTTACCCATGTTAAAGTTTCACCTATGGGAATTCCTTATATTGAAGGGTATATCAATGATAATAAAGAGCTTGCTTTCAGTGCATCTATATTCGAAGATCACTTTGAAAGAAGTATTAGTATACCAAAACAAGTTGGTGAATGGAGCAAATATGAGATTGATAAGTCTGTAACTGAAATTCAGCAACAAGAAAAAAACAAAAAACCTTGA